In Nocardia yunnanensis, one DNA window encodes the following:
- a CDS encoding PPOX class F420-dependent oxidoreductase: MTASLSPAQIEYLNSQRLGRLATIRPDGSPQNNPVGFRYNAALGTIDIGGRDLGASQKFRNLLKEERVSFVVDDIASVQPWEVRMLEIRGTAQALRDVEPFYPGLSPELIRITPERIIAFGIG; this comes from the coding sequence ATGACCGCATCTCTGTCACCCGCCCAGATCGAATACCTGAACAGTCAGCGGCTGGGGCGGCTCGCCACCATCCGCCCCGACGGCTCCCCGCAGAACAATCCGGTGGGTTTTCGCTACAACGCCGCGCTGGGCACCATCGACATCGGTGGGCGCGACCTCGGCGCCAGCCAGAAGTTCCGCAACCTGCTGAAGGAGGAACGGGTCTCCTTCGTGGTGGACGACATCGCATCCGTGCAGCCCTGGGAGGTGCGCATGCTCGAAATCCGGGGCACCGCACAGGCTTTGCGCGACGTCGAACCCTTCTACCCCGGCCTTTCCCCGGAACTCATTCGCATCACGCCGGAACGGATCATCGCCTTCGGCATCGGCTGA